The DNA sequence CTACGAGCTGACCGGCAACCCCGGTGAGGTCGCGCAGTTCCCCGCCGACCTGGGTGCGGGGCTGGTGCGTGTCGTGCTGCTCGGAGTAGGCGACGCCACCCCCGGCGACCTCCGGAAGGCCGGTGCGGCACTGGTCCGCGCCGCCAAGGGCCGCACCACCGCGGCGACCGGCGTCGCCCTACTGGAAAAGGCGAGCGAGGGCGGCGGCGCCGGGCTGGCGGCGTTCGCCGAGGGCGCGCTGCTGGCCTCCTACCGGTTCAGTCTGGCCTCCGCCCCTGCGGGCGCCGAGCCGCTGCAGGCGCTCGAACTGGTCGGCGCCACCTCGCAGACGGCGGCCGCGGCGGTCGCCCGCGGCGAGACCGTGGCACAGGCGACGGGGCTGGCTCGGGACCTGATCAACACGCCCTCGCTGGAGAAGGACCCGGCCTGGCTGGCCGCGCGCGCCGTGCAGACCGCGTCGACGGCGGGGTTGGAGTCCGAGGTCTGGGACGAGGCCGCGCTCAAGCGCGACGGCTTCGGCGCGATACTCGCCGTCGGGGCGGGCTCGGACCGCCCGCCGCGGCTGGTGCGCCTGGACTACCGACCGGAGAACCCCGCAGGCCACGTCGTCCTCGTCGGCAAGGGCATCACCTTCGATACCGGCGGGTTGTCGCTGAAGCCCAACGACAACATGAAGCTGATGAAGACCGACATGAGCGGGGCGGCGGTGGTGCTCGGCGCGATGTCGGCGCTGGCCGGGCTCGGCACCGAGGTCGCCGTCACCGCACTGCTCCCCATCGCCGAGAACTCCGTCTCCGGCTCCGCTGTGCGGCCCGGCGACGTGATCACCGCCTATGACGGGCGAACGATCGAGGTGTTGAACACCGATGCCGAGGGGCGGCTGGTCATGGCCGACGCGTTCGGCTACGCCGCTGCGCGGTTGGCTCCCGACGCGCTCGTCGACGTCGCAACCCTGACCGGAGCGGCGAAGGTGGCGCTGGGCACCGGCACGGGCGCTCTCTACAGCAGCGACGAGTCCCTTGCCGGGGCGCTGGCCGAGGCGGCGGAGCGCTCCGGTGAGCCGGTGTGGCGGCTGCCGCTGACCGAGGAGTACCGCGAGGTGCTGGACTCGCGGGTGGCCGATCTGGCCAACGTCGGCAACGGCGACTTCGGGCGTCCCGGCGCCACCGAGGCGGCGCTGTTCCTGCGGGAGTTCACCGGCGGGCTGCCGTGGGCCCACCTGGACATCGCCGGTCCGGGGCGTTCCAGCAGCGACGAGGGCGTGTTGAGCAAGGGCGGCACCGCGTTCTCCACCCGCCTGCTGCTGCACTGGCTCTCCGGCGGCGAACCCGTGGTCGGCGGCGGGGCCGCGTAGTCGGCTTCGGTTCCGCCTGCGGGCGTTCAGTCCCTCGGGGCCTCCTCGCGGATCGCCGCGAGGAGGCCCTCGCCGACGGGCAGCAGCAGCGGGACCAGCTCCTCGTCGTCGCGGACGAGTCGGGCGGCCTCGCGCACCGCCGCGGTGCCGGGTTCGGGTGCGCTCAGCGGGCCGTCGGAACTGGTGGCGGCCTCCAGAGCGTTGTTGAAGACCACGATCCCGCCCGTTCTCAGCAGGCGCAGCGCCTCGGCGAGGTAGGCCGGATAGGCGGCGGTCTCGGCGTCCACGAAGACCATGTCGTAGGCCGCGTCGGTCAGCCGCGGCAGCACGTGCAGCCCGCGCCCCAGGATCAGCCGCACCCGGTTCGCGGGGAAGCCGGCGTCGCGGTAGGCGGCGCGTGCCAGCTCCTGGTATTCGGGTTCGATGTCGACGCTGGTCAGCACGGACTCCGCGCGCATGCCGCGCAGCAGCCAGATGCCCGAACTGCCGCATCCGGTCCCCACCTCCACCACAGCGCGGGCGCCGATCGACGCGGCCAGGAAGCGCAGCGCCGCTCCGCCCGCGGCGCTGATGGGAGAGGACTCGGCCCGCTGCCCGGTCCGGCGCGCCGAGGTCAGCGTGGCGTCCTCGACGGCGTACTGCTCGATGTGGGCCAGAGTGTGGGCCAGTGTGTCGTCTCGGCTGGCGATGACGGCCTCCCCGCGTGTGACGTGCTCGGCTGCCTCCGCCGCGCGGGCCCGCGGCGGGCCAGGTTCGGCCGGATGGCGGACGCGGCGTGCGCCGAGGTGTGGGACCGCGGAACACGCGGGTGCCACCGGCGGTGACTCTTCGTGTCCGCGCGCTCACCCGGTTGCCGGGTTCCAGGCACAGACTAGCCTGCCGAGGGGGTTGCGGGCGTGTTCGCGGCCCCGGGAACTTAATCGCCCCTTCGCGGCGTTGCAAAGTGGGTAAGGACTTTTCGTGTCCGAGCGTCGGCGGCCCCCTCGCGGCCGGCCTCGGCGATCCCTGGGGCGGCGAGCCGCCTCCCGGGCGTGCACGCGATCCGAAGGGAGTGGCGGTGGCAGACTCCGACGCTGCCGTGGACTTCGAGCAGTGGGAGCCGCCGAGCTGGGACGAGGTCGTGCGCAACCACTCGGCCCGGGTGTACCGGTTGGCCTACCGGCTGACCGGCAACAAGCACGACGCGGAGGACCTCACCCAGGAGGTTTTCATCCGGGTGTTCCGGTCGCTGGCCAACTACACCCCCGGAACCTTCGAGGGCTGGCTGCACCGCATCACGACCAACCTCTTCCTCGACACGGCTCGGCGCAAGGCCCGCATCCGGTTCGAAGGGTTCTCCGACAACGCGGACGACCGCCTCCAGGGGCGCGAGCCCACACCCGCGCAATCGTTCGAGGAGCGCCACTTCGACGCCGACATCCAGGCGGCGCTCGACGACCTGCCGGCGGAGTTCCGCGCACCGGTCGTGCTGTGCGACATCGAGGGCCTGTCCTATGAGGAGATCGCCGCTACGCTGGGCGTCAAGCTCGGTACCGTGCGCAGCAGGATCCATCGGGGGCGCGCCCAGCTGCGCAAGGCCCTGGAGCACCGGCGGCGCCTGGCCGCCCAGGAGCACGCCGACTTCGGCGTCCCGGGCGGCGCGAACACGGGCATCGGGGAGGTGGAGTGAACATGGACCACTTGGGAGAGCGCCTGTCCGCTCTGGTCGACGGCGAGCTCGGCCACACCGAGCGCGACCGGGCGCTGCGGCACCTGGCCGCCTGCGAGAACTGCCGGTTCGAAGCCGAGATGATGCGCGGCCTGAAGCGGCGCCTGCACGGCCTCGACTCCCCCGAGCCCTCCACCGACTTCATGGGCCGCCTCTCGTCTCTCAGCGGGGCGTCCACGGAGCCTCCCGACCAGGGTCCGCACGCCGGCGGCCCCGCTGGTCCCGGCGGATTCGGCTCCATACCGCCGCTGGGCTCCAGCCGCCCCATCGGCGGCGGCCTGCCCCATGTCCCCGGCGGTGACAGCGCCCTGGCGGTGGCCGAGCCCGCCGCGAGCTCGCGGTCCCGCTCGGGCCGGGCCGGGCCGGCGGCCCGCGCCGCACGGCCGCTGTCGGTGCTGCGTCCGCGCTGGGAGCGCACGCGCTACGCGGTCGCCGGCGCCTCGGTGCTGGCCGTCGCACTGGGCACGGCTTTCGTCGCCGGCGGCGACTCCGAGGCCCCGCCGGTGGTCAGCCCACCGGTCGACGACTACGCAGTCGAGCACGCGGTGACCTCGCGCCAGGTCACCGTGCCCGCTCCCGAAGGCCGGTTCCCGGAGGTCGGCACCGTGGTGGAGGCCACCGCGCCGGCGTCCGGGCCGCGGTGAGCGCCGCGCGCCGCCAGCCGCCCCCCTCCCCGCGATCGCTCCGCGCCGCCGAGTCCGCCCGCCGCCCACGCCCCACCCCGCCCCGGACGCCGCGCGCCGTCGGTTTCCCCGTTCGGATGCCGTTGGTGCTGCTGTCCCTCTCGCTGGTGGTCGTGGTGCTGCTGCCGGCCTCGATCCCGGCGCAAGCGGGCGAGGTCCCGGCGCCCGGCGACGACGACGGCATGGGGCTGCTGCGCCGCGCGGCGGAGTCCGTCCGCGAAGTCTCCTTCGAAGGCGTGCAGCGGGTCACTGCGCAGGGCCGGGGAGCCGGGGGCACCGGGTCACGGCTGGTCGAGGTGGTGCACCGTGCCGGCGAGGCCACCGGCTACCGCTACGCCGGCGGCGCGCAGCCGGCCGAGGGGCTGGTGGTCGGGCAGACACCGCTGCTGATGAAGGTCGACGAACTGCTGCTGGATCGACTGGCCGCCAACTACCGGGTGACCCGTGTCGGCGAGGCCCGGGTGTGCGGGCGCTCCACGGACGTGCTGGAGGTGCGCCGCGCCGACGGCACCGCCGCGGGCCGGCTGTGGATCGACAAGCGCACCGGGCTGCCGTTGCGGAAGTGGGTCCGCGGCCCTTCGGGGCGGCTCGTGCACGCGGGCGAATTCGTCGAGTTCCGCGTGCGCCGTGACCCGGGCCCGCTGCCCGAGCACCGCGTGCGGGCGCGTCCCTGGTCCGACGAGCTTTCCGGCGCGGAGCTGGCGCGGCTGCGCGAGCGCGGCTGGCACATCCCCGAGCAGCCCGCGTGGGACCTGCGGCTGATCCGGGCCTGGGCCAAGCAGGCGGAAGGCGGCCGCATCGTGCACCTGGCCTACTCCGACGGGCTCTCGGTGGTCTCGGTCTTCGTCCAGCGCGGCAGACTGGCCGACGAATCCGAGGGAACCGGTACGGGGGCGGCGAAAGTCGTACAGGGCGACGGTGCCGCCGCAGCGGGGCAGCGCCTGATGTGGGACTCCGAGGGCTTCGTCTACACGGCGATGGGCCAGGCGCCGCCCGGCCTCCTCGCCGCGGCGGTCGCGGGGTTCCCGACCGCGGAGCGTCCGGACTTCTGGGAGCGGGTGCTGCGCGGGGTGGAGCACCTCACCGCTGCGGCGACCGGCTGACAGGGGCCGACCGGGACCACGACGGGTCTGGGACGCCCCGATGCGGGCGCTGATCGGCGGTGGAACATCCATCGGGACATAGGGTCCGCCGGTGGAGATTCCCGGTCCTAACGGCCGGTTTATGCGGGCTGCTCCAGAATCGACCCGGCGGCGACGGACGGAGAGCTGGATGACGGACGACACCGGACCCCCGAACCCCGACGACGGAGCGGATCGGCCCCGGCCCGAGCCGCACCCGCCGGCGGAGGAGGGCCGACCGGGCGCCGTGCAGCCGCCGGATCCGAGCGGGGCCGAGCAGGGGGCCGCGCCGCCGCCGCAGCAACCGCCGTCACAGGAGCCCCGGCAGGGCGCCGCTTCCTGGCCTCGGCCGGAGGGCGGCAGCCGCGCCCCCGGCGTCCCCATGGGGCCGCCCGCTCCACCGGGAGGCCCGGGCCCGGCCGGGGGCGCTCCGTCGTGGGCCGCCCAGTCCGACGCAGCCCCCGATGCCGGCCGATGGGCCCACGCAGTCGGCGGGCCGCCGCCCGGCTCGCCCCAGCACGCGCACCACACGGGGTTCTCCAACGCCGGCGGACCGCCGCCCGGCGGCGCGGGCCCCCTACCGCCGGGGCCGCCAGGCCCCCCTGGTCCGGGCGGGCCGGGCGGCGGCCACTACGGCGCCCCCGGGTTCCCGCCGCCACCGCCGCCGAAGCGGCGCCGCGGCCTGCCGCTGTGGGCGGTGGTGCTCGTCGTCGTGGTGGTGTCGGCGGGCTCCGCGGGTGTCGGCGGTGTCGTCGGCGGTTCGCTGGGAGTGCAGAGCGCCCCGGAACCCCGGGACCGTCCCTCGCCGCAGTTGAACACCGAACTGCCCTCCGACGCCCCCAGCCGCGCGCCCGACACCGTCGCCGGCGTCGCCCAGCGCGTCAGTCCGAGCGTGGTCTCCATCCAGGACGCGGGCTCGACCCTCAGCGGCAACGGCTCGGGCTTCGTCATCGAGAACGACCGCGTCGTCACCAACAACCACGTGGCCTCGGCGCTGCAGGCGGGCGACATGGAGGTCGTCTACAGCAACGGCCGGACCAGCGGCGCAAGCGTGGTGGGCACCCGGCCCGACTCGGATCTGGCGGTGCTGGAGCTGGACGACCCCCTCGACGTCCAGGCACTGGAGTTCGGAGACTCCGCGCAGGTCACCGTCGGAGACCAGGTCATCGCCATCGGCGCGCCGCTGGGCCTGGCGGGCACCGTGACCACGGGCATCATCAGCGCCGTGGACCGAGACGTGAGCCTGGGCGACGACTCCTCCGGCCAAGGGGCGGCCATCAGCGCGCTGCAGACCGACGCCGCGATCAACCCCGGCAACTCCGGCGGTCCGCTGGTCGACGCGCAGGGCCGGGTGATCGGCGTCAACACCGCGATCGCCACCCTGGGCGGCGCCGCGGGCGGCCAGGGCGGCAGCATCGGCCTGGGCTTCGCCATCCCTTCGGCGGAGGTCGAGCGGGCCGTCGACGACATCCTCGGCGGCGCCGGAGCATCGGGCAGCCCGCAGGCGGAGGGTGCCGCCTTGGGCCTGGTGCTGGATTCGGAGTACGACCAGGGCGCGCGCATCGCCTCCGACGGGGAGGCCGGCGGTTCGGCCGTGGAGCCCGGCGGACCCGCCGACCAGGCCGGTCTGCAGCCGGGCGACGTCATCATCGGCTTCGACGGCCGCGACGTCCCCGACGCCGACACCCTGACCCGGCTGCTGGAGCAGTACGAATCCGGCGACCGGGTCGAGGTCGTGTTCCAGCGCGACGGCGAAGGCCGCACCACCGACGTCACGTTGGAATAGGCGCCGCTTGCCGGGGCCGGGCCGACGCCGGAGCTGGAAGTGACGCCCGGGCAGGGCCGGGGAGACCGCGGCCGCCGCTGGGCAGGCGGCTCGGGTGGGCTGTGCGGCCTTGTGGAGGCCCTGTGGTCTGCCGGGCGGCGGGTTGTCTGGAAGGAAGGCGGCGCCGAGGGCGGTGGATGGCCGGGCCCGCGTCCACGGGACACGGTGCCCGCATGCGGGTCGCCCGACGCCGCGCCGAGAGTGGCTCCAGGAACGGTCTCGGCGCCGCGTCAGCCCGTCGGCTCCTCGCCGATGTCCTCGTGCCACAGTTCGGGGCGCTGGGCGATGAACTCCGCCATCATCGCCGCGCAGCCGGGGTCGTCGAGCACCACGACCTCTACGCCGTGCTCGGCCAGCCAGTCGTGGCCGCCGGTGAAGGTCCGCGACTCACCGACGACCACCCGCGGGATGGCGAACTGGCGCACCAGCCCGCTGCAGTACCAGCACGGCGAGAGCGTGGTGACCATGGTGGTTCCGGCGTAGCCGCGCTGGCGGCCGGCGTCGCGGAACGCCGCGGTCTCGGCGTGCACCGACGGGTCGCCGTCCTGGACGCGGCGGTTGCGCCCGCGGCCCAAAACCTCGCCGCCGCTGCCGATCAGCGCGGCGCCGATGGGGATCCCGCCCTCGTCGAAACCGGACCGCGCCTCGGCTGCGGCCACCTCCAGCCACCGCCGGAACCGGTCGGGGTCCTCCTGGGGTGCGGGCATGGCTCCTCCGGGCGCGTTTCGGGCGTTTCGGGCCCCGCGGCCGCCCGGTCCCGGCCGGCGCGACCGCCGGCGAACCCGATGCTATCCGGTGGGCAGCGTGTCCACGGGGCGGCGCCGCGCGGGGGAGGGAGGCCGGTCGGGGCCGCCGTTCGGCGGCGGCCCCCTACGAAGGTTGCGGCGGCTCCTACCCGCTGACGGGGCTGATGCCGAGCTGCATGCCCGAGAGCCCGCGCGGCTTGCCGACGAGGTTGCCGGCGATGCCGCCGAGGATCTGGGAAACCTCGGTGTTGGGCTCGCTGAGCACGAGCGGCTGGCCCTCGTCGCCGCCCTCGCGCAGCCGCATGTCCAGCGGCACCTGGCCCAGCAGGGGCACCTGCGCACCCAGGGCCTTGGTCAGGCCGTCGGCGACGACCTGGCCGCCGCCCTCGCCGAAGAGGTAGGTGCGCTCGTCGCTGCCGGGCGCGACGTAGTAGGACATGTTCTCGATGACGCCGGCGACCCGCTGGTGGGTCTGCGCGGAGATGGCCCCGGCCCGCTCGGCGACCTCGGCGGCGGCCTGCTGCGGTGTGGTCACCACCAGGATCTCGGCGCCGGGCAGCAGCTGGGCGACCGAGATGGCGATATCGCCCGTTCCGGGAGGCAGGTCCATCAGGAGCACGTCGAGGTCGCCCCAGAAAACGTCGGAGAGGAACTGCTGCAGCGCGCGGTGCAGCATCGGGCCGCGCCACACCACGGGCTGGTTGCCCTGGGTGAACATGCCTACCGAGATGACCTTGATGTCGTGGGCCACGGGCGGCAGGATCATGTCCTCGACCTTGGTGGGGTGGGCCGAGATCCCCAGCATCCGCGGCACGGAGTGCCCGTAGATGTCGGCGTCGACCACGCCGACCTTGTGCCCGGCCTCGGCCATCGCCGCGGCGAGGTTCACGGTCACCGACGATTTGCCGACGCCGCCCTTGCCGGAGGCCACCGCGTAGACCTTGGTCAGCGAGCTGGGCTTGGCGAAGGGGATCTCCTTCTCGGCCTGCCCGCCGCGCAGCTTGGATTGGAGGGCCTTGCGCTGTTCGTCGCTCATGACGTCGAGTTCGACGGTCACCCGGGTGACGCCGTCGACCTTGGAGACGGCGTTGGTGACGTCGCTCTCGATCCGTCCCTTCATCGGGCAACCGGCCACCGTGAGGTAGATGCCGACATGCACGACACCGCCCTCGGCGATCTCGACGCTTTTGACCATGTCGAGATCGGTGATGGGGCGGTGGATCTCGGGGTCCTGGACGGTCGCCAGAGCCGCGTTCACCTGCTCGGTGGTGGGTGTGGAGGACATGACTCCATGGTATGCAAGGAGGTCCAGGACAGCGGACCTCCGCGGCGGGCGAGTGGGCTGCGCGGCGCGTCCGGTGCCCGGCGGCGGCCCCGCGCGGCGCGATTCGCGACCAAAGAGCGCTGCGAGCGGCTGCGCGATCGTCTGCGTTGTGAGTGAAATCACCCTCCATGTATCCGGAGTACCAGCCGGTAACCGGACCGGCTTCCGCTATATGAAGTCGGCGAGGTCACTATGCCGCTGCACCCCGAACCGGTCGGCGCGGTCTTCGGCGGCCCGCTCCCGAACGCCGCCCGCGCCACCCGGCGGCGGGCATCCTGCGGTCGGCGACATCCCAGCTCAGCGCGGTGTAACCGCTCGGTGGCGGTGCGTTCTTAACGCGGCCAATACAACGGCGGATAGTACTCTCGGCAAACGATGAGAAACTCGCCGCCGCCGCCCGGCTCATCCTGGTCGTCTGAACCGCAGGGGCCCCTCGGTCCGGACCGGTCGGCCGACCAGCATGAGCAGGTGTGGGCGTGGCCGCCGGCGGCGAGCCGGACCGATACCCAACGCGACGGGGCGTGGGCGTGGCCGCCGCCCGCCCAGCCGCGCCGCGGCCCCGAGCCGACCGGTGTCGCCCGCCCGCCGGCCGGGGTCCCCTATCACCGCCTGGCCCGCACCCGGCGCCACCGCTGGTGGATGCCGCCGCTCGCGGTCGTCACCGCCGTGGCGGCGATCCTGGTCGTGCAACTGCTGATGGGCATGGCCGCGGTCGTGGTGGCGGTGGTCAACGGCATACAGGGGACCGGCGACGACATGTTCGCCGAGCCGGTGGCCAATCTCGCCTTCCAGCTCGTCGTCATCGCGACGATGGCGCCGATCGTCCTGGGGATCGCCTGGCTGATCCAGCGCAGGCCGACGGGCACCGTGTTCTCGGTGGCCGGGCGGCTGCGGCTGCGGTGGCTGGCGTACTGCGCCGTGCTGACCCTGCCCGCCCTGATCTGCTCCTTCGCGGTGCTGTTCGGCCTGACGAGATTGACGGCTCCGGAAACCGCCTTCGTCGGCGAGTTCGCCGGCGGCGAAAACTTCGCGCTCGCCGTCGGGCTGATCGTGCTGCTCGTGCCGTTCCAGGCCTCCGCCGAGGAGATCGCGCTGCGGGGCTTTCTGATGCAGTCGGTGGGTTCGCTGGGCGCCGGGCCCGGCGAGCGCCGCGGAGCCGGTGCGGTCTCCCGGTTCCTGCGCACCCCCGTGCTGGCGATCGTCATCAGCGGAACCGTGTTCACCCTTCTGCACGACTACTTCGGCTGGGGCCTGCTGGATGTGGCGGTGTTCGGTATCGCCATGGCCTGGCTGACGTGGTTCACCGGCGGCCTGGAGGCCGCGCTGGGCCTGCACGTACTGCACAACCTGGTGGCTTTCACCATCAGCGCCTACGAGGGCACTCTCGACCGGGTCGCCACCGGAGGCGGCTCCTGGCAGGGGGTGGTCAGCACATCGGTCGAGGTCGCCGTCTACTGCGCGGCGGTGGTGTGGCTGGCCCGGCGGACGGGTGTACGCCGCAGTGTCGCCGAAAGCGACGGCGAGCCGGACACAGCGGGGGCCGCGGCCGCGCTCCCCGAGTGGACCGCCCAGGCTGAGGGCGGCCGGTGGCGCCAGGAGCACCCCGGGCGGTGGGCTCCCGACAGCCCCGCCGACCAGGCACCCGACCAGTGGCGGTATCCGTCCGGCGACCCGGCGCACCGTCCCGACGACCCCGGCGCCGCCGCGCCGTGGGCGGCGCCGGGACCGCAGCGCGGAGGGCAGCCCCCGCCGCCCGGCCGTGGCGGTGCACCCGGACCCTACGGCTAGGTGTGTTTTAGAACGCCGGTCTGCTGTGCGGCCTTGTTGGTCTGTCGGGTGGCGGGTGGTCTTGACTGAAAAGCGGCGGCGAGGGCGGCGGATGGCTGGGCCTGCGGTCACCGGGTCGGGTGCTCGTCGGTGGCGCGTGCGGCGGATCGGCGGCTGCGGTCTGCTGTGCGGCCTTGTTGGTCTGCCGGGTGGCGGGTGGTCTTAACTGGAAAGCGGCGGCGAGGGCGGCGGATGGCTGGCCTGCGGTCACCGGGTCGGGTGCTCGCCGGTGGCGGTGGTCGGCGGGGGCGGCGGCGACGCCGGCGGGGCCGTTCCTGCGGTGGTCGGGGCGGCGGTCACCGGCCCCTGGCCGCGGATGGTCGAGACCCGGGGGCCGCCGCTCGGTTGTCGGCGCGGGTCTGATGCGGGGCTCCCGGCGGCGGTGGCGCACGAGGTGCGCCGTATGGCGCGAAAACCGCCCCCGGCGTCGACTTTTCGTGCGCCTCGTGGCTGCTGCGTCCGCCGGGGTCGCCCGCAAAACGGGCATCGGTCCGCAAAAGCCCACCCCATCGGGGGGTGGGGCCCCCGGCGGTCGCGCCCGGGCGCCACGAGCGACGTGTCGTCGCCCCCGGGCCCCCGATCCGGCGCACCCCCGGGCCGCGCGGGTGCCCGCGACCGCGCCCCGCGGCGCGGCCTCCGGCCGGTGCGGGCCCGGCCGGAACACGGCGACACTCAGCCGGCCCACCGCTGCCGGTGTGTCCGGTATGCCGGTCCATCCGGCGATGATCGTGAACTTATGGCCGCGGAATGCGCTTTCCTGCGACCATAAGTTCACGGTAGACGCGTCGAGTCTGTCTCCAGGGTGAGATTCGGCGCCGAATCCGTCCCTGCAGACCCGAGCCGCACGGGTCGGTGGCCGCCTCCGCAACGTGTTTCCGCAGCGTGTGTACGGGTAGTCTCCCGGCAGCATGAAGTCGGATCCGTCCTGCCCCCGCTGCGGACGCGCCGTCCAACCGCCGGGTTTGTGGTCGAGCGCGTGGCAGTGCGACGCGCACGGGCCCATCGCCCCGCTGAACCCCGTACGCCCGCCGGCTGAGGCCTCGCTGGAGGTCCTGCTCGGCATCACCCAGGTGCCGGTGTGGTTGCCCTGGCCGCTTCCCGCGGGGTGGCTCGTGACCGGATTCGCCGATGCCGGTGACGACCGCAGCGGCGCGCTCGCCGGCGCCGTCGCCCTCTCCGGGCCGGCTCCGCTGGGCGGCGTCGGCGAGATGGCGTTCGTCGCCGAGGACCCCGGGATCGGCTTGGGCGCGCGGCTGGCCGGGCTGGACGGCCCCGATCCCGGCAGCGGCTTCGGCTCCGGCCCGCCCGACACCAAGCTCCGCTACAACGGCCACGACATCGCACTGTGGCGCGTCGACACCGGCGAC is a window from the Streptomonospora litoralis genome containing:
- a CDS encoding leucyl aminopeptidase; this translates as MPIATEIRPVPGSLTDSAADLVALPVSRGDEAPIAATAGAGLDPAELDARLPAPVAALVAHYELTGNPGEVAQFPADLGAGLVRVVLLGVGDATPGDLRKAGAALVRAAKGRTTAATGVALLEKASEGGGAGLAAFAEGALLASYRFSLASAPAGAEPLQALELVGATSQTAAAAVARGETVAQATGLARDLINTPSLEKDPAWLAARAVQTASTAGLESEVWDEAALKRDGFGAILAVGAGSDRPPRLVRLDYRPENPAGHVVLVGKGITFDTGGLSLKPNDNMKLMKTDMSGAAVVLGAMSALAGLGTEVAVTALLPIAENSVSGSAVRPGDVITAYDGRTIEVLNTDAEGRLVMADAFGYAAARLAPDALVDVATLTGAAKVALGTGTGALYSSDESLAGALAEAAERSGEPVWRLPLTEEYREVLDSRVADLANVGNGDFGRPGATEAALFLREFTGGLPWAHLDIAGPGRSSSDEGVLSKGGTAFSTRLLLHWLSGGEPVVGGGAA
- a CDS encoding O-methyltransferase, giving the protein MASRDDTLAHTLAHIEQYAVEDATLTSARRTGQRAESSPISAAGGAALRFLAASIGARAVVEVGTGCGSSGIWLLRGMRAESVLTSVDIEPEYQELARAAYRDAGFPANRVRLILGRGLHVLPRLTDAAYDMVFVDAETAAYPAYLAEALRLLRTGGIVVFNNALEAATSSDGPLSAPEPGTAAVREAARLVRDDEELVPLLLPVGEGLLAAIREEAPRD
- the sigE gene encoding RNA polymerase sigma factor SigE, translated to MADSDAAVDFEQWEPPSWDEVVRNHSARVYRLAYRLTGNKHDAEDLTQEVFIRVFRSLANYTPGTFEGWLHRITTNLFLDTARRKARIRFEGFSDNADDRLQGREPTPAQSFEERHFDADIQAALDDLPAEFRAPVVLCDIEGLSYEEIAATLGVKLGTVRSRIHRGRAQLRKALEHRRRLAAQEHADFGVPGGANTGIGEVE
- a CDS encoding anti-sigma factor family protein, which codes for MDHLGERLSALVDGELGHTERDRALRHLAACENCRFEAEMMRGLKRRLHGLDSPEPSTDFMGRLSSLSGASTEPPDQGPHAGGPAGPGGFGSIPPLGSSRPIGGGLPHVPGGDSALAVAEPAASSRSRSGRAGPAARAARPLSVLRPRWERTRYAVAGASVLAVALGTAFVAGGDSEAPPVVSPPVDDYAVEHAVTSRQVTVPAPEGRFPEVGTVVEATAPASGPR
- a CDS encoding sigma-E factor regulatory protein RseB domain-containing protein — encoded protein: MLLSLSLVVVVLLPASIPAQAGEVPAPGDDDGMGLLRRAAESVREVSFEGVQRVTAQGRGAGGTGSRLVEVVHRAGEATGYRYAGGAQPAEGLVVGQTPLLMKVDELLLDRLAANYRVTRVGEARVCGRSTDVLEVRRADGTAAGRLWIDKRTGLPLRKWVRGPSGRLVHAGEFVEFRVRRDPGPLPEHRVRARPWSDELSGAELARLRERGWHIPEQPAWDLRLIRAWAKQAEGGRIVHLAYSDGLSVVSVFVQRGRLADESEGTGTGAAKVVQGDGAAAAGQRLMWDSEGFVYTAMGQAPPGLLAAAVAGFPTAERPDFWERVLRGVEHLTAAATG
- a CDS encoding S1C family serine protease, encoding MVLVVVVVSAGSAGVGGVVGGSLGVQSAPEPRDRPSPQLNTELPSDAPSRAPDTVAGVAQRVSPSVVSIQDAGSTLSGNGSGFVIENDRVVTNNHVASALQAGDMEVVYSNGRTSGASVVGTRPDSDLAVLELDDPLDVQALEFGDSAQVTVGDQVIAIGAPLGLAGTVTTGIISAVDRDVSLGDDSSGQGAAISALQTDAAINPGNSGGPLVDAQGRVIGVNTAIATLGGAAGGQGGSIGLGFAIPSAEVERAVDDILGGAGASGSPQAEGAALGLVLDSEYDQGARIASDGEAGGSAVEPGGPADQAGLQPGDVIIGFDGRDVPDADTLTRLLEQYESGDRVEVVFQRDGEGRTTDVTLE
- a CDS encoding nucleoside deaminase — protein: MPAPQEDPDRFRRWLEVAAAEARSGFDEGGIPIGAALIGSGGEVLGRGRNRRVQDGDPSVHAETAAFRDAGRQRGYAGTTMVTTLSPCWYCSGLVRQFAIPRVVVGESRTFTGGHDWLAEHGVEVVVLDDPGCAAMMAEFIAQRPELWHEDIGEEPTG
- a CDS encoding Mrp/NBP35 family ATP-binding protein, which gives rise to MSSTPTTEQVNAALATVQDPEIHRPITDLDMVKSVEIAEGGVVHVGIYLTVAGCPMKGRIESDVTNAVSKVDGVTRVTVELDVMSDEQRKALQSKLRGGQAEKEIPFAKPSSLTKVYAVASGKGGVGKSSVTVNLAAAMAEAGHKVGVVDADIYGHSVPRMLGISAHPTKVEDMILPPVAHDIKVISVGMFTQGNQPVVWRGPMLHRALQQFLSDVFWGDLDVLLMDLPPGTGDIAISVAQLLPGAEILVVTTPQQAAAEVAERAGAISAQTHQRVAGVIENMSYYVAPGSDERTYLFGEGGGQVVADGLTKALGAQVPLLGQVPLDMRLREGGDEGQPLVLSEPNTEVSQILGGIAGNLVGKPRGLSGMQLGISPVSG
- a CDS encoding CPBP family intramembrane glutamic endopeptidase; this encodes MWAWPPAASRTDTQRDGAWAWPPPAQPRRGPEPTGVARPPAGVPYHRLARTRRHRWWMPPLAVVTAVAAILVVQLLMGMAAVVVAVVNGIQGTGDDMFAEPVANLAFQLVVIATMAPIVLGIAWLIQRRPTGTVFSVAGRLRLRWLAYCAVLTLPALICSFAVLFGLTRLTAPETAFVGEFAGGENFALAVGLIVLLVPFQASAEEIALRGFLMQSVGSLGAGPGERRGAGAVSRFLRTPVLAIVISGTVFTLLHDYFGWGLLDVAVFGIAMAWLTWFTGGLEAALGLHVLHNLVAFTISAYEGTLDRVATGGGSWQGVVSTSVEVAVYCAAVVWLARRTGVRRSVAESDGEPDTAGAAAALPEWTAQAEGGRWRQEHPGRWAPDSPADQAPDQWRYPSGDPAHRPDDPGAAAPWAAPGPQRGGQPPPPGRGGAPGPYG
- a CDS encoding DUF6758 family protein, yielding MKSDPSCPRCGRAVQPPGLWSSAWQCDAHGPIAPLNPVRPPAEASLEVLLGITQVPVWLPWPLPAGWLVTGFADAGDDRSGALAGAVALSGPAPLGGVGEMAFVAEDPGIGLGARLAGLDGPDPGSGFGSGPPDTKLRYNGHDIALWRVDTGDRCAAYAGEAMADWLWLVFSPADTAVLVAELSDLRDLRDLRDRQDGGAVLEPPFGAPSPFLASALKPAH